In one window of Neofelis nebulosa isolate mNeoNeb1 chromosome 15, mNeoNeb1.pri, whole genome shotgun sequence DNA:
- the CFAP45 gene encoding cilia- and flagella-associated protein 45 isoform X2 encodes MVRKLIVPAKDPSGESLIMSPEDFERIRWASHVLSREELEAREQAFQKEKEAVMDAVATRKKIMKHKEMVWRTNRKLSDLEEEAKERAQDLLQRASQLQAEQEEELRGMSKIILNAKCHAIRDAQILEKQLIQRELDAEERRLDHMMEVERQKAIQRQEELDRKRREERIRGRRHIVLQMEKNREERSLLAEQREQEKEQVLASVQQLQEEDLRDMERRHQEKLKMQAEIKRINDENQKQKAELLAQEKLADQMVMEFTKKKMAREAEFEAEQERIRREKEKEITRLRAMQERAQDHQAQQDALRAKRNQEVADREWRRKEKENAQKKMETEAKLRQSRLEQVAFKEHALAVQVQRDRDDFERILRAQREQIEKERLEAEQKAAGRLRHADELRRQVRENQQKQVQDRVATFEEGRRLQEEAQKRRERIDDLKKKKIQELRATGLPEKYCVEAERRANILPAASVN; translated from the exons TGTTCCCGCCAAGGATCCCTCCGGGGAGTCCCTCATCATGAGCCCTGAGGACTTTGAGCGCATCAGATGGGCGTCCCACGTCCTGAGCAGAGAAGAGCTGGAGGCCAGGGAGCAGGCcttccagaaggagaaggaggccGTCATG GACGCAGTGGCCACACGTAAGAAGATCATGAAGCACAAGGAGATGGTGTGGAGAACCAACAGGAAGCTCAGCGACCTGGAGGAGGAGGCCAAGGAGAGGGCCCAGGACCTGCTGCAGAGAGCCAGCCAGCTGCAGGCCGAGCAGGAGGAGGAGCTCAGGGGCATGAGCAAG ATCATCCTCAATGCCAAGTGCCATGCCATCCGGGATGCCCAAATCCTGGAGAAGCAGCTGATTCAAAGAGAGCTGGACGCGGAGGAGAGGCGTTTGGATCACATGATGGAGGTGGAACGGCAGAAGGCCATTCAAAGGCAGGAGGAGCTGGACAGGAAGCGGAGGGAGGAAAGAATCCG GGGCAGACGGCACATCGTGCTGCAGATGGAAAAGAACCGGGAGGAGCGGTCGCTGCTGGCGGAGCAGCGGGAGCAGGAGAAGGAGCAGGTGCTGGCGTCCGTGCAGCAGCTCCAGGAGGAAGATCTGCGG GACATGGAACGAAGGCACCAGGAAAAATTGAAGATGCAAGCCGAGATTAAGCGCATTAACGAcgaaaaccagaaacagaaagcagagctGCTCGCTCAGGAGAAGCTGGCGGACCAGATGGTGATGGAGTTCACCAAAAAGAAGATg GCTCGAGAAGCAGAGTTTGAGGCTGAGCAGGAGAGAATccggagggagaaggaaaaggagatcaCCCGGCTGAGGGCCATGCAGGAGAGGGCACAGGATCACCAGGCACAGCAG GACGCCTTGCGGGCCAAGCGCAACCAGGAGGTTGCGGACAGGGAGTGGcgcaggaaggaaaaggaaaacgcCCAGaagaagatggagacagaggccAAACTGCGCCAGAGCCGGCTGGAACAGGTGGCTTTCAAGGAGCACGCTCTGGCCGTTCAGGTGCAACGGGACCGGGACGATTTCGAGAGGATTCTTCG GGCTCAGAGAGAGCAGATCGAGAAGGAGCGGCTGGAGGCGGAGCAAAAGGCCGCGGGACGCCTGCGGCACGCGGACGAGCTCCGGCGCCAAGTGCGCGAGAACCAGCAGAAGCAGGTGCAGGACCGCGTCGCCACCTTTGAGGAGGGCCGGCGTCTCCAGGAGGAGGCCCAGAAGCGGCGCGAGCGCATCGATGACCTCAAGAAGAAGAAGATCCAGGAGCTGAG agCCACGGGCCTCCCTGAGAAATACTGTGTGGAAGCCGAGCGCAGAGCCAACATCCTGCCAGCCGCCTCTGTGAACTGA
- the CFAP45 gene encoding cilia- and flagella-associated protein 45 isoform X4, producing MKHKEMVWRTNRKLSDLEEEAKERAQDLLQRASQLQAEQEEELRGMSKIILNAKCHAIRDAQILEKQLIQRELDAEERRLDHMMEVERQKAIQRQEELDRKRREERIRGRRHIVLQMEKNREERSLLAEQREQEKEQVLASVQQLQEEDLRDMERRHQEKLKMQAEIKRINDENQKQKAELLAQEKLADQMVMEFTKKKMAREAEFEAEQERIRREKEKEITRLRAMQERAQDHQAQQDALRAKRNQEVADREWRRKEKENAQKKMETEAKLRQSRLEQVAFKEHALAVQVQRDRDDFERILRAQREQIEKERLEAEQKAAGRLRHADELRRQVRENQQKQVQDRVATFEEGRRLQEEAQKRRERIDDLKKKKIQELRATGLPEKYCVEAERRANILPAASVN from the exons ATGAAGCACAAGGAGATGGTGTGGAGAACCAACAGGAAGCTCAGCGACCTGGAGGAGGAGGCCAAGGAGAGGGCCCAGGACCTGCTGCAGAGAGCCAGCCAGCTGCAGGCCGAGCAGGAGGAGGAGCTCAGGGGCATGAGCAAG ATCATCCTCAATGCCAAGTGCCATGCCATCCGGGATGCCCAAATCCTGGAGAAGCAGCTGATTCAAAGAGAGCTGGACGCGGAGGAGAGGCGTTTGGATCACATGATGGAGGTGGAACGGCAGAAGGCCATTCAAAGGCAGGAGGAGCTGGACAGGAAGCGGAGGGAGGAAAGAATCCG GGGCAGACGGCACATCGTGCTGCAGATGGAAAAGAACCGGGAGGAGCGGTCGCTGCTGGCGGAGCAGCGGGAGCAGGAGAAGGAGCAGGTGCTGGCGTCCGTGCAGCAGCTCCAGGAGGAAGATCTGCGG GACATGGAACGAAGGCACCAGGAAAAATTGAAGATGCAAGCCGAGATTAAGCGCATTAACGAcgaaaaccagaaacagaaagcagagctGCTCGCTCAGGAGAAGCTGGCGGACCAGATGGTGATGGAGTTCACCAAAAAGAAGATg GCTCGAGAAGCAGAGTTTGAGGCTGAGCAGGAGAGAATccggagggagaaggaaaaggagatcaCCCGGCTGAGGGCCATGCAGGAGAGGGCACAGGATCACCAGGCACAGCAG GACGCCTTGCGGGCCAAGCGCAACCAGGAGGTTGCGGACAGGGAGTGGcgcaggaaggaaaaggaaaacgcCCAGaagaagatggagacagaggccAAACTGCGCCAGAGCCGGCTGGAACAGGTGGCTTTCAAGGAGCACGCTCTGGCCGTTCAGGTGCAACGGGACCGGGACGATTTCGAGAGGATTCTTCG GGCTCAGAGAGAGCAGATCGAGAAGGAGCGGCTGGAGGCGGAGCAAAAGGCCGCGGGACGCCTGCGGCACGCGGACGAGCTCCGGCGCCAAGTGCGCGAGAACCAGCAGAAGCAGGTGCAGGACCGCGTCGCCACCTTTGAGGAGGGCCGGCGTCTCCAGGAGGAGGCCCAGAAGCGGCGCGAGCGCATCGATGACCTCAAGAAGAAGAAGATCCAGGAGCTGAG agCCACGGGCCTCCCTGAGAAATACTGTGTGGAAGCCGAGCGCAGAGCCAACATCCTGCCAGCCGCCTCTGTGAACTGA